One Podospora pseudopauciseta strain CBS 411.78 chromosome 4, whole genome shotgun sequence genomic window, TATGATATTATTATTGCTAGCGATGAGAGGAGTGAGGTTTTtggggatgagaaggaggaggagacgaaggaagagggggaaggggaggagaagaagggaaagaagaagggggggaggaaggggaagagggatgaGGAGTATGGTGTTTCGAGAGGCATCGACTTCAAAAATGTGGCTGCAGTTGTCAACTTTGACCTGCCCACGTCTGCGTCATCATATACCCACAGGATTGGGAGGACGGCGAGAGCGGGGAGGACGGGGATTGCGATGTCGTTCGTGGTGCCGAAGGAGCTGTTTGGGAAGCACAAGCCGACGTCGATAAAGAGCTGCGAGAAGGATGAGAAAGTGCTGGCCAAGATTGTGAGGGCGCAGGGGAAGATGAATCGGAAGTTGGAGCCGTATAATTTCAGCAAGGAGCAGATGGAGGCGTTTAGGTATCGGATGAACGATGGTGTGTTTGCCCTCTTTCTGCTCTAACTAAAGTCATCACACTGACATTATCTAGCCCTCCGCGCGGTAACAAAGGTGGCGATCAGAGaagcgaggacgagggaaCTGAGGCAGGAGCTGTTGAGGAGTGAGACTTTGAAGAGGTATGTATTGCCCCTTTGCTCCCCCAATCAGTAGCAATTGCTAATTTTCTGTTGATAGATACTTTGAGGAAAACCCCGCCGAGCTCTCCCACCTCCGTCACGACGGCGAGCTGGGCCACAAGGCAAGACAGCAGGCCCATCTGAAGCACGTCCCTGATTATCTTTTGCCCAAGGAGGCAAAGAAAGAGATCACGAAGGGGTCGGTCGGGTTTGTGCCGTTTAAGAAGGTGGATAAGGACAAGAAGCACAGGGGCAAGTTTGGGgcgaaggggaaggggaggtcgttcaaggttggtggggggaggaagggggatcCGTTGAAGACGTTCAAGGTCAGGAGGAAAAAGTGATGAGCACGAGGACACGAGCGAGTGGGTGAGGCTGAGGGCTATGTGGTTAAAAAAGAGATGAGTTTATACCATGTGGCATTTTGTTGGGTTCTGTGTATAATGGGAATTTCTCTTGTTTTCTGACAGGATCAAGACAGATTTTGTGACAGGTTTCATTCGGCTTTGAGGGGTATGGTAGGTTTGGCACAGAAGTCCGAGGGGGCGTATAAGACGTCTGTTCTTTGAAtcatttctttttgcttggaCTTGAACTTGATACTCTTTCATCTCATGGATGGATCGGATCAAACCATCAATCACAATCTCATCTGAGTTGACTCGGGGCCAGAACAAACACATCAAACCAAATCAGAAAGTTCGCTCTCACCACTCAACACAatgccaccatcatcaaaccaAGAATACCATGACCCCCCTCAACGAGCCTACCAATCCCACTACCCCCCACTCCtcaatccaccaccaccaccaccatcatttCCATGGTCACCCGacccaaaccaaccaccagccTTCCATTGATCAACACCTCCAGACGGGGGATGTCCCAACAACAAGGCCAACCTCGGAACACGTGAAGACGGCTTCAGTTCATTCCACAGGAGCTAACAGGTCTCATTGATTGCCTTTTATCACGACCCCGTCATGCACTTTCTGCAAACCGTTATCCGTGTTGAGAGTCACGGTAAGGGCGGAGATGGCTTGGCCATTAATGCAAGTCGAGACAGGCTGAGAGGTAGGCTGAGTGGCGGGTGTACTGGGCATTGAATTGGTACCGATGCTTGTGCCCTTGGAGTGCCAccgagaggaggatgggtaGGTAAATAGGtagttgggggggggggctggggggcgCTGGTAAGACATGTAAGGGGCTCTGTAAAGGTTCTCTCTTGATGAAAGCCCCTCTTCACCCTTTTGAAGATTTTCTCTCCcattcttttcttctctccgGCAACATTTCGCCAATCCAATCTCCATCAGCTGTGGCCACACTTCCTTCAGCTTACAGTCATTCACATAGTCGGGTACAATATCCCGCCCATACCGAGCATacctttactataataatgTAGTAAAAGACCTTTAAAGAAAGTCAATAAGCCTTTGAATTttctttaaaggcctattaactatcATTGAAAGTCTGGTAGTCATCCTTCAAGGTATGGTTCGCAATAAAATATGGGCCAACCGATTTCGTGTGTGTTGTCAATGATTTCGGTGCAGGGTGCTCAGTGAAAAAGAGGGgaggaaaaaagagaggagaACAGTGGGCAGGGGGCAGTGAAAGGGGATATAGATAAGAGGTTATGTTTCATCATGAATGTTTACGTCTCTtttgcatcatcatcatcatcatcatcatcatcccgcATCTTATATACTCCGCGAAACCAAACATGAATTGAAGCATAAAAGAATAAGAGATATCATAAGATAGGGGGTATCATCATTAACAAGTACACGCTCAACTTCACAAACCacaacacccacacccacacccacacccacacccacacccacacccacacccacacccacacccactcACTCTACGCCTCagcccctcttctcccctcagcctcatcactcctcaccctcctcaaaacCAACTTCTCCCCCCGTCCAAAGCACCCCAGACAAAGCGGCAACGGCACCGCAACCATGGCCAAAACCGCATGAAAAACCAacgccctctccatctttcctccttctcccttcAGCGCACCACTCACAACAATGAATATACCCCCCAACACCTGTCCCCCGCTCCAGGCTAACGTGCTCGTAACCTCGGGACTGATCGGATGCGTTAGCTCAACCAaaaactccaccaccaccggcacgaGACTGAAGCTCGCCGCCCCCATCGTAGCCATGACCACATACGGCCCTGCCACCCCCCCGCTGTCCCTAGTCCCAGGCATCCAGATGAAAACCAAGTAACAAAGTCCAACAATGGGGACCGCGAACCGGATGGCCAAGAGGTATGATTTATACTTATCGATCAAAGGCGACGTGATGGCCGAAGCAACAaggccgacgacgatgagCAGTGCCCCAGCAATACCGGCTTCCTCATCGTTGTAACCGTGTGGCAACAAGacttggttgaggagggacgAGATACTATTAAACAAACCGACATAAATCGCAAAGGGGACGAACAAGAGATAAAATTCCGTTTGGCGAAGCAGGAACTTGACCGACGATATCAACGACAGTTTCGGTGTTTGTGAAGAAGGTGCCACCGGTGTAGGGGGGCGGGCAGGAATAAAAAAGGCGGGGAGCGCGCAGACCGTCGACTGTGCCACCTCAGGGTTAGAGATATAAACAGGCAaacggcggcggaggggagggaggatacAAAGGTGGAACTCACAATCACAgaaacatacaacaccatcctcgaAACATCCCCCGGACCCTCAACCCAAAACGGAATAATCAGCTGCCCCAGCGCAGCCCCAAACGGGTTCGCAAGCGAGGTCAAGGCCGTAGCCGCCACCCGCCCCCGGTTGGTGAACCACAAGTCCGAATACCGCGCCGGAGCCGCAAGGACAAAAGGCTGAGCAAGACCGGTAAGGATCTGgccaaacatcaccaccccaaacaaccccttTTCACCAGAGTGACACCCTGCATAGCGGATCCAGTTGCCCACAAGAATCAAGGCCGCCGAGGTGACAATCGACGGCTTCGGCCCGAGATGCAACACATAAATCACCAGCGGGGTGATGGCCGTAAAAGCAAACAAAAACGCCGTGCTGAGCCAGTTGATGGTGTTCTCGTCTGTGGAAAAATACCGAGCTGCGTGGCTGGcgacgggggagaaggtgagCCACTGGTGACATGTTAGCAACCCACTCTACCCAGCTCAGGACATGCTTGGTCCAACCCAACGGCGGGATTCAATTCAAGGTCACGACACGGTCAGATCTGGCCCCGACGAGGTAGATAGGCTTACATCCCAACTAACAATCACATTCAACAACGTCAACTGCACCAGCccaaaccacctcctcctgtAGACTTTGTACTCGACCATCTCCGCCGCGCTCACACTCGCGCCCCCCGACCCGGCATCCACCTTTTTTGCTGTGTCCCTTGTTGTCGCGACAGTTTCGTTTAGTTCAATCTGCATCTCCTCCCCTGATGCAGCCCCTCGTCGTTCATCCCCCTCTGATAGCTTTCGCCACCCAGTCCCAGTGGTGTTCATCGCGTCGTTGTTTGGTGTCAAAACCTCTTTCTCATCCGCCGTCGATTGTGTGGTCGGCGACGTCAAtccatcctccttcctcgccattACGAAAAAGAAGGGCACGCGCGACCCTTATATCGCCAAATGTTATGGCCCAACAATAAGTTGGTAGGTAGTGTACGGTATGCAAGGCACAGCAGGATGGAAGCGGCGGCCGCGGCACACGACCGTGTTCCTGCGCTCTGACTGGCTGGGGTCGGTAAATTTGCGAATGTGTTTGGGCTCAGTCGCTGTCCGCGGGGTGCGTGGGGTTTCAGTCTGGTCAAAAAAAAGGCGcgagaggaggttggagaaggagaagggaaaTAGATACGGATCGGAGGAGAGATGAGACGGCTgttttccccctcctcgacgTCGCTTCCTTGCACATGGGAAAGGTGCGCAGGTGatgaaaggggagggggggaaaccTCTCTCTGGGATAAATGTCTTGGCGACTAAACCAGGTTGAGCTGAGGGATTGTGTGGAAAGAAGGAAGGGTGACATTGGAGACGGAGGGGAGTGTCTAACCTTCTTTGTTCGACCTAGGAGGTcaaaggaggggggtggtcaCCACCTGAAGACGGGGTGATATCCTCAATAGTAACAGAAATCACGGTTTATTTATCAAGTATGTAGGTGGTTCTataagggggtggtgattggCTGGGATGTTTTGTGCATGAGTGAACTGCGGGTAATTCATATGGTTTGTGGTACAAGTGTGTATATGTATGGTCTTGAGATTCCACCTCCAAGATATCCATCAATGGGACCCCAAAAGCCTTCAAAATGTAAAATGTGAAACCAGGTGCCGTAGACTTTGAGATGCTGCAAGGGGCAAGAGAGGAGGCAAAGTACGCTTCATGTGGCAGTGTCCCTCTCTCGCTTCACTGCTCAGTTATTAATTGATGataataaaagtaaagttcTCAAATCAATTGACGAAAGCACACAACGAGATCTTACATACAAAGTCAGTGCTGCTCCCTACCATCATGAGACGAAAAGCTCTCTGATTTTAAAGCAGCTTGCTCCCTGTTCGATCCGGATCCGAgttgagatgagatggaaaAACCCCAACTGAACAGAGCGATGGCTCTCATCCCAACTCCCAGCTTTCCCAGGGTGTTGGTTAACTCACCCACTCCGCCACCGCTGCACAAACAACCTCCACGATCCCGTCATGCTCACCCAAACACCGTAACCGTgcaaccatcaccatgtctAGCCCCCGTGTAACCACACCCGTGTAACCACAAGCAGATCATACCCACCTCGCAAAACCCCATCAGGGTAAACCCCAGAGTCGATGTAAAAGTCATGTGGTCGAATGTACATGTCCGGGACCATCTACGTCTCACTTCAAGTGATAGTGACAGCCCAGGTGCTGACTGCGTCAACAGTGGCCTCGTCCATTACTCAATTGTTCAAAGCCTTGTGGTACCAGCAAACACATGCGCGTAGATACATCCCAAAACCGTGGGGGTcccctcatctcatctcacagAGCACGTCAGACCCGGTCAACAGCACAAACCGGACAAATATGTGTGTGACACTGCATATGTTCCCTGAtgggttttttttggtcCGGTCCTTCGGGCCATGATAGTGGTAGTTCTCTTTTAGGTAGTCGGCATTGCTCTTCCCAATCGATGACGGCAGGTGTGCTCTCTGCCTGTATCCTAAACTTGGGCTGCTTGGCCAATTTTGGCTGTCGTATGCGCTATGTAAGCGGTTCAGTAAAGACCATCAACACTGCCAATACCTGCAAAAACACTTATAAAACAATCATTTACCCCCAAAAATCTAATGTGTTTTCCGTTTTTCGTTACAAGGTGTGAGTCATGGTAAAGTGACAATGtcgggagggagagagagagagagagttaTGATACAAACAAACAGCTGGAGCAGTTTCCACCTATCCCCCAAAGGTACACACACATCATTCGATTATAcagggaagagagagagagagagagagataattccctcccctccacccagcCATTTTTTCCAGGCCCAaattccccccccccttctcgtgcctccccccttccccccccctcaccccctctcccttcctctctctcacatTTGTCTATCGGAACACCGTAACCCATTCTATCAAAGCCATGCATGCAATGTGCCGAGAAAAAAAGGGCGCCCCATCCGTATCCTAAGAGTCTAGAAGAAGAAAGCCGGGTCCGTGATTGGTGGTTGGTAAACAGAGAGGGGGACCATCGAGAAGGGTTGATAAATTTGCGTGAATTTATTTGAGGACGGACCAGAGCTTGGGCGCGGCGCAGGCGGTAGCGCAGTGGGCAAGGTGGAAGACTGTTTTGTGTAACCAGCCAAGTCAGTGCCGTGGACATGTAGAACTCATGGACAATCAAGACATATAACTTACACTCCTCGACGCAGTCCTCCTTGGCGCCGCCCTCCTCGGACTGGGCAGCGGTGACACGCTCGACGCACTCGTCAAAGTGGTGCTTGGCAGGGGCGCACTCCTTGGAGTTCCGGCACTCTGTATACATCAAACAACCCCCAGCGTCAGCAGTTGTTCTCACAAAAAAGCAAGGGCACAACAGCATGCCAGCAGAAGCGGCAGATGTGTCATCGAGTCGGTCGGCCACTGCGGGCCCACGCCTGCCCGCTCAGCTCGCAGAGCGACATGGCAGCACGCCACatctcttgctcctcctcctcgacaaccatagctcgctgctgctggcggcTCCGTGGTGTGCatgtttgggtggtggtggtggtggtagtggtggtggtggtggtggtgtgtggtgatttgttggtgacggcataggcggcgacggcgacgggGGTAGCAGCAGCGATGTACCCACCTTCCTCGAAAACATCCTTGGGATCTtggagctcctcctcctcctcctcctcctcctcctcttcctcttcatcctcctcctcagcagcctcctcagcagcgggctcctcctcagcggcagcagcctcggccttggtcttggtgtccTCCTGGGTGGTCTCGGCGGTGGTCTCCTCGGTCTGTATACGTCGTCGAATGACCCCGCTAGTCAGTCAGCTGTTTCAAACAAGCAAcaataaaaatatatagcTTCCATAGCTTTCGATCCTCTCTAGCATGACATGAAAGTGTTGTTGTCGGTCCATATCACCCGGGGTTagccagcaaccccccggaggtggtgggcagCCGGCAAACAGCTAACCTTCAGGGCTCAAGGAGAAAGGGCGCATACCGTTTCGTGAGCGGgagcctcggcctcggccaccGACCAAGGGGTGGCAGCCTCGACGAGGTCAGTGATGGTATCCCAGAAACCCATTGTTGCAAGCCGGGGCCTTTGGTGGATAGTCAATGGCAAGAATGGGCGTGAGCAGTCAAGTGCCTCCTCCAAGGTATCGCGCGACGTTGGAAGCTCGCAAAAATCGGCCGCATCGAAAACCGGCCGGGCTTGCAATTGCGGGATTTTGATTGGCCGCCCGCCCGAGGAGGAGTGACGAGCTGCACCCGGCTACTTCCGCCCGATCACGTGAGATGCTGAGGTAATTATTTGTGACCTTTACTGACAAGAGAGAGCACAGCAGAGAGGCCCTCCTGATCAgatccatcatcagcaaGGCAACCAACCCAGGGGAAGCCTGAAGGATCTCGTAATTGTAACTGTGACTCCGTGACTGCAAAAGGCACAGCCTACCTTACACAGCCCTCTCTTACCTTATTCATACCTTTGCTGTACCGAAGACTATGTACAAATACCAAACGGGAATAACCCAGTTTCTCTCAAGTCACACGACGCAATCTCCAAGCGAGTAAGCCGCAGGTTTCCCGGATCTCTGAGATGATTGGGAAAAGCaatgttttcttcttccgaCTCCAGCTTACATACCAAATCCTCCACGtcccccctccatccaccAGAGGCCTCTTTGTTTTaggggaaaagaaaagtagATGAAAAATCATCAAACtaaaaaagacaaaaacaCAGGATAACACGCCCAACGCAATGcagattaaaaaaaaaccttcCGGGTTGTTTCTGTTCCACACTCCTATACCCACTCACTCCCCCAATCATCAAGCACCAAAACAAAGCAATCACACATTAGAATAAAAACCCTACAAGACCACAAAAGAATCTGAGTATCCGTAAACTGTTGGTATCGAGAaaaggttgaagagggaTTGCGTTTTTCAGCAGGGCttgaccaaaaaaaaaagacgcaggtgaagaacaagaagaagaacaagaagaagaacaagaagaagaacaagaagaaaaaatacaagaagaaaaaagaaagcatGAATGCGGTCCAAAGAAGTTGTCCCATTCTCACCACGTTTTCCCACCTGTCCCTTTGCTACTCCCTAGCTCGAAATTCATTGCCGCTCTGCATCCTGCCTCACTCTCTCCTCATACTGCGTCGAAATAGCCTGAGTCTGCGCCTCGACATAGTCCGGGGGCGGCTCGTCGGGAACGGGTGGAGGCGGCTGAGGCTGATCAGAAGTGCCGGCCGGGGCACTGCCGGCCGGGCCGGAGGAAGGTCCGGGCGCGTTGTCCTCGtagggcggaggaggctcCAAGTTCGAACCGGGGTTCAGCCCCATTTCCCGGGCATGGTGAAGACGTTCCTTGAGCCACTCGTACTTGTTCTGGAAGTCGCTGTGACCCCCATCCCTGAAGACAAACTTGACCTCGATCCGGGGGATGTGCATGGggatgccgccgccggggaCAGGCCTGACGGTGCCACCCCAACTCCAGGGGCCAATCCATGACGACTGTACATGGGTGTCGGTAAAGTTCAAGGCGGGTGCAAAGAACGACTTGAAATTCTCGCTAGGTCTAATAGGGAGATATATCACCTGTGAGAGGGGGGACCGGTGAGCTCTGAGCAACTTCCTAACAAGgagagggggcggtgggatGGATGGTCTTACCCGCTCGTTGGTAATGTAGGCAATGCCATTATCGACTTTGAGAGTGTATGGGTTGGCAATATTGAGCTCTTTCGGCGTCGTGATCTCCAACGAGACTCGTGGCCGTGAGGTGTGCAGGATTTTCTCCCCGGGGATAGGCACAATCTCGCCGTCACGGGTCAGCATGACCCAGCTGTCCTCATCGTTAGACCGAGAATATCGCAAGATGGTCCATTGGTGCTGCTCGGCCAAGGCCTGATCCATTAGGcgagaagaaaagaatgTGTATTGGATGtggggttggcgaggaacAGGCTTAGAACTGTTCACGACAGGTGGGAAGGAGACGGCAGCGGTGTCATGGATGggtgagagggaggtggtaAGGGGGCGCGGCAGGGGGGAGGGTAGGTGAAGAGTAGAAGACACGAGGAGGGCTTGATTCGGGTCAGAAGGGCAAAGCACACTTACTTTATTGAcatgatgaggaggcgggTGTGGTTAGTCGGCTGCAGATGGCCCGCTACCCGCAGAGATGGTGGTCTTGGGTGCGTCCCACACCAGGTCCAAGgtaggggggggggcagagAGCTCGATGGGGCTCGGTCTCGATTCGTTGCTTTGGGTCGCTAGCAGGCAGCAGGGTTTACACAGTTAATGGTAACTAGCGGCTTCGATCTGGTAAGCTACCTATATGGATGGTGTCAAAGAATATTACTGTACGGCTGCCGTGGTATTTTTGAGTGGACCGGGCCCAGCCTGTTGTAGGTGCTGCTAGCCTATGCTTTCTTTCCTCGACTTGATGCTGCGATGCACCTCGGCAAGCCAACCTGGCAGATGGATGGGTGTATGTAGGTGGGTGGTCAAGGTGAGGTGAGCTGTCGCCAGACGGGAAGACGGGAGAGGTCAGAGGCAGTC contains:
- the QCR6_2 gene encoding Cytochrome b-c1 complex subunit 6, mitochondrial (EggNog:ENOG503P47Z; COG:C), encoding MGFWDTITDLVEAATPWSVAEAEAPAHETTEETTAETTQEDTKTKAEAAAAEEEPAAEEAAEEEDEEEEEEEEEEEEELQDPKDVFEEGGYIAAATPVAVAAYAVTNKSPHTTTTTTTTTTTTTQTCTPRSRQQQRAMVVEEEEQEMWRAAMSLCELSGQAWARSGRPTR
- the QCR6_1 gene encoding Cytochrome b-c1 complex subunit 6, mitochondrial (EggNog:ENOG503P47Z; COG:C); this translates as MLLCPCFFVRTTADAGGCLMYTECRNSKECAPAKHHFDECVERVTAAQSEEGGAKEDCVEEFFHLAHCATACAAPKLWSVLK
- a CDS encoding hypothetical protein (COG:T; EggNog:ENOG503P1TY); this encodes MSINSKPVPRQPHIQYTFFSSRLMDQALAEQHQWTILRYSRSNDEDSWVMLTRDGEIVPIPGEKILHTSRPRVSLEITTPKELNIANPYTLKVDNGIAYITNERVIYLPIRPSENFKSFFAPALNFTDTHVQSSWIGPWSWGGTVRPVPGGGIPMHIPRIEVKFVFRDGGHSDFQNKYEWLKERLHHAREMGLNPGSNLEPPPPYEDNAPGPSSGPAGSAPAGTSDQPQPPPPVPDEPPPDYVEAQTQAISTQYEERVRQDAERQ
- a CDS encoding hypothetical protein (COG:S; EggNog:ENOG503NYJT) — protein: MARKEDGLTSPTTQSTADEKEVLTPNNDAMNTTGTGWRKLSEGDERRGAASGEEMQIELNETVATTRDTAKKVDAGSGGASVSAAEMVEYKVYRRRWFGLVQLTLLNVIVSWDWLTFSPVASHAARYFSTDENTINWLSTAFLFAFTAITPLVIYVLHLGPKPSIVTSAALILVGNWIRYAGCHSGEKGLFGVVMFGQILTGLAQPFVLAAPARYSDLWFTNRGRVAATALTSLANPFGAALGQLIIPFWVEGPGDVSRMVLYVSVISTVCALPAFFIPARPPTPVAPSSQTPKLSLISSVKFLLRQTEFYLLFVPFAIYVGLFNSISSLLNQVLLPHGYNDEEAGIAGALLIVVGLVASAITSPLIDKYKSYLLAIRFAVPIVGLCYLVFIWMPGTRDSGGVAGPYVVMATMGAASFSLVPVVVEFLVELTHPISPEVTSTLAWSGGQVLGGIFIVVSGALKGEGGKMERALVFHAVLAMVAVPLPLCLGCFGRGEKLVLRRVRSDEAEGRRGAEA